The Enteractinococcus fodinae genome has a segment encoding these proteins:
- a CDS encoding alpha-ketoacid dehydrogenase subunit beta, which produces MTTVFDEVASGTQKLTIGQAVNRALGDELASDDSVLLQGEDIGALGGVYRVTEGLAARFGSDRVVDAPLGESGIVGTSIGLAQAGFRPVAEIQFDGFVYPAFDQIVSQLAKMHSRFRGAQQFPVTIRLPYGGGIGSVEHHSESPEVYFAHTAGLKVVTYSNAHDAYWVTRAAIRSADPIMLLEPKKHYFVRGEVNFDQPVEDPFATVEVRPGKDATLMAWGPQVATALAAAEAGEEDGYDLQVLDIRGLSPLDMDTIAQAVKTTGRAIIIHEASTFAGFGAEISAGLMERAFLSLEAPVQRVGGYHMPYPPSRLEHDYLPSVDRVLDAVDETFTY; this is translated from the coding sequence GTGACCACGGTATTTGATGAAGTCGCATCCGGTACGCAGAAGCTCACGATTGGCCAAGCCGTCAACCGCGCCCTCGGTGATGAACTGGCCTCAGACGATTCGGTCCTGCTCCAGGGTGAAGACATTGGCGCCCTGGGCGGGGTCTACCGGGTAACGGAGGGACTTGCTGCCAGATTCGGTTCTGACCGGGTCGTGGACGCACCGTTGGGAGAGTCGGGGATCGTGGGCACCTCCATCGGGCTGGCCCAGGCCGGTTTCCGGCCGGTGGCAGAGATCCAGTTCGACGGGTTCGTCTACCCGGCGTTCGACCAGATCGTATCGCAGCTGGCCAAGATGCATTCCCGGTTCCGTGGGGCCCAACAGTTCCCGGTGACCATTCGCCTGCCCTATGGCGGTGGCATCGGTTCGGTTGAACACCACAGTGAATCTCCCGAAGTGTATTTCGCTCACACTGCCGGGCTGAAAGTCGTCACCTATTCCAACGCCCACGATGCTTACTGGGTCACCCGGGCCGCAATCCGATCGGCCGATCCGATCATGCTCTTGGAACCCAAGAAACACTACTTTGTGCGCGGTGAGGTCAACTTCGACCAGCCGGTGGAAGACCCCTTCGCCACGGTTGAAGTACGCCCCGGTAAAGACGCGACCCTGATGGCCTGGGGGCCTCAGGTCGCCACCGCCCTGGCTGCCGCCGAAGCCGGTGAAGAAGACGGTTACGACCTGCAGGTGTTGGATATCCGCGGCCTATCGCCGCTGGATATGGACACCATCGCGCAAGCCGTGAAAACCACCGGCCGGGCGATCATCATCCACGAGGCATCCACGTTTGCCGGGTTCGGAGCGGAAATCTCGGCCGGGCTCATGGAACGCGCCTTTTTGAGCCTCGAAGCGCCGGTGCAACGCGTGGGCGGCTACCACATGCCGTACCCGCCGTCGCGGCTGGAACACGACTATCTGCCCTCGGTGGATCGGGTCTTGGATGCCGTAGACGAAACCTTCACCTACTAG